The following are encoded together in the Pleurocapsa sp. FMAR1 genome:
- a CDS encoding DUF4388 domain-containing protein has product MNAKTTSNSLIIREFTALKQLKLFNSLQESQVSGKLTFTEPMQKSEWHLYLHLGAIVYGTGGVHPIRRWQRNLISNLPQVPFGLSSLQEELTEREADLDDNIWEYEQLHHWVEQNIITPQQARNTVLFALKEILFDITQARQIICRLSQNDALAPQLEPIEPEELVNQTQQVWQSWENARVADRLPNLAPVILQPQELQKKTSISAYQSLCKLLNGNRTMRDLAVQLRTSPLQAVSSLLPYIQSGIFGLVDVPDFPDDGTNYRHGRLSFCSS; this is encoded by the coding sequence ATGAATGCCAAAACTACTTCTAATAGCCTAATCATCAGAGAATTTACGGCCTTAAAGCAGCTTAAATTATTTAATTCTTTACAAGAGTCTCAGGTAAGCGGAAAGTTAACTTTTACCGAGCCGATGCAGAAGAGCGAATGGCATTTATATCTTCACTTGGGCGCAATAGTTTATGGTACGGGGGGAGTTCACCCCATTCGCCGTTGGCAAAGAAATCTCATTTCTAATTTACCTCAAGTTCCTTTTGGGCTTTCTAGCCTGCAAGAAGAGCTAACCGAGCGCGAAGCTGACTTAGACGACAATATCTGGGAGTACGAACAGCTACATCATTGGGTAGAACAAAACATAATCACTCCTCAACAAGCAAGAAATACAGTTTTGTTTGCCTTAAAAGAGATATTGTTTGATATAACTCAAGCAAGACAGATAATTTGTCGCCTTAGCCAAAACGATGCTCTCGCCCCTCAGCTTGAGCCGATTGAACCTGAAGAACTTGTCAATCAGACTCAACAGGTTTGGCAAAGCTGGGAAAATGCGAGGGTGGCTGATAGATTGCCAAATCTAGCTCCTGTAATTTTACAACCCCAAGAACTACAGAAAAAAACTTCTATCTCTGCTTACCAAAGTTTATGTAAACTACTCAACGGTAATAGAACCATGAGGGATCTTGCCGTACAGCTAAGGACATCACCTCTACAGGCGGTTTCTTCTCTGTTACCCTATATTCAGTCTGGGATCTTTGGTCTGGTAGACGTTCCTGATTTCCCAGATGATGGAACAAATTATCGGCATGGCAGGTTATCGTTTTGTAGCAGTTAA
- a CDS encoding response regulator produces MMEQIIGMAGYRFVAVNDPTQATSTLIERQPDLIFLDVVMPKVSGYDLCAQLRKYPEFAETPIIFLTSNSGIIDRLRAKMVGSSDFLKKTVDADELLQKIVEYLP; encoded by the coding sequence ATGATGGAACAAATTATCGGCATGGCAGGTTATCGTTTTGTAGCAGTTAACGATCCTACACAAGCGACATCCACCCTCATTGAGCGTCAACCAGACCTGATATTTTTAGACGTTGTTATGCCCAAGGTAAGTGGGTACGATCTTTGCGCTCAACTGCGTAAATATCCTGAGTTTGCCGAAACCCCAATTATTTTCCTGACTAGCAATTCGGGTATTATTGATCGCCTTAGAGCTAAAATGGTTGGCTCATCGGATTTTCTCAAGAAAACGGTGGATGCTGATGAACTATTACAAAAGATTGTTGAATATTTACCTTGA
- a CDS encoding Uma2 family endonuclease, which translates to MTTATDKLTLEEYFNYENSEEQHWELSAGNLIQMPPESPQNAEIAIKLLLIFAQFVAPGLLRCKDTEIVVSGSRTTVRLPDLMVLTAELADALRSFGRSTIMSDMSPPALVVEVVSPGKVNQDRDYRYKRSEYAARGIAEYWIVDPQINKVTVLILNEGLYEEKVFEGEQAIASCLFPQLQLTAERIFFS; encoded by the coding sequence ATGACTACTGCTACTGATAAATTAACTCTAGAAGAATACTTTAACTATGAAAATAGTGAAGAGCAACATTGGGAATTATCGGCAGGTAATTTGATTCAAATGCCACCAGAAAGCCCCCAAAATGCTGAGATTGCCATCAAATTGCTCTTGATTTTTGCTCAATTTGTTGCCCCTGGTTTGCTGCGCTGCAAAGATACCGAAATTGTAGTTAGTGGCAGTCGTACCACAGTTCGTTTACCAGATTTGATGGTGCTGACGGCAGAATTAGCCGATGCTTTACGTAGTTTTGGACGCAGTACGATTATGTCGGATATGTCTCCTCCTGCTTTAGTTGTGGAGGTGGTTTCTCCTGGGAAAGTTAATCAAGACCGAGATTATCGTTATAAGCGATCTGAGTATGCAGCTAGAGGCATTGCCGAATATTGGATTGTCGATCCTCAAATTAATAAAGTGACGGTTTTGATTTTGAACGAAGGACTTTACGAAGAGAAGGTATTTGAAGGGGAACAAGCGATCGCATCTTGCCTTTTTCCTCAACTTCAACTTACTGCCGAGCGAATTTTCTTTAGTTAA
- a CDS encoding glycogen/starch/alpha-glucan phosphorylase, with protein MEIKSSQQLNQTVTTSNLAQNIQIEDDRTGMSVETLKRAFADNLFYLQGKDESTATLHDYYQALAYTVRDRLLHRFIKTGRTYYEENVKVVSYLSAEFLMGRHLENNLISLGIYEKMRQVVNESGLEIEDLIEQEPDPGLGNGGLGRLAACFLDSLANLEMPAIGYGIRYEFGIFHQALRDGWQAEIPDNWLMFQNPWEIARPEDSAEIKLGGHTEVYRDEKGNSRVSWICDRKVKAVPYDTPVPGYRTNTVNALRLWKAEASEEFNFEAFNAGNYDRAVGEKMSSETISKVLYPNDNTPQGKELRLAQQYFFVSASLQDLIQIHLNVHPNLSNFHERAAIQLNDTHPAIAVAELMRLFIDEHSIDWDQAWDITQKTLAYTNHTLLPEALERWSVTLFARMLPRHIEIIYEINHRFLEDIRTWFPDDQELASELSIIEEGADKKVRMANLACVGSHAINGVAALHTQLLQKYTLQGFAKLWPEKFFNKTNGVTPRRWILLSNPRLAKLITEKTEGDSWLKNLDEMRVLENFLDDPEFCQEWREIKRKNKITLAAQIKKIKNIDVNVDSIFDVLVKRIHEYKRQHLMVLHIITLYNRIKKNPNIDIVPRTFIFGGKAAPGYFMAKLIIKFANAVGEVVNKDPDVKGRLKVVFLPNFNVSLGQKIYPAADLSEQISTAGKEASGTGNMKFAMNGALTIGTLDGANIEIREEAGADNFFLFGLTAEEVYKMKEEGYDPMAYYNSNEELKAVIDRVAKGDFSYGDTKLFKPIVDSLLYDDPYMLLADYQAYIYCQDMVSETYKDQDKWTKMSILNSARMGKFSSDRTIKEYCEQIWDLQPVEISLEAYSQENNVINHD; from the coding sequence ATGGAAATAAAATCTTCTCAACAGCTTAATCAGACCGTTACTACTAGCAATTTGGCACAGAATATTCAAATAGAAGACGATCGCACAGGAATGAGCGTTGAGACTCTCAAACGAGCCTTCGCCGACAATCTGTTTTATCTTCAGGGAAAAGACGAATCTACTGCCACTCTTCACGATTACTACCAAGCATTGGCATATACCGTGCGCGATCGCTTGTTACACCGCTTTATTAAAACAGGACGCACCTACTACGAAGAAAACGTCAAGGTGGTTTCTTATCTCTCGGCAGAGTTTTTGATGGGTCGTCATTTAGAAAACAACCTCATTTCTTTGGGTATCTACGAAAAAATGCGTCAGGTAGTCAACGAGTCGGGTTTAGAAATTGAGGATCTGATCGAACAAGAACCAGATCCAGGCTTGGGTAATGGTGGCTTGGGTAGACTGGCTGCCTGTTTTCTTGATTCTTTGGCTAATTTAGAAATGCCAGCTATCGGTTACGGTATCCGCTATGAATTTGGTATTTTCCATCAGGCGTTGAGAGACGGTTGGCAAGCAGAAATTCCTGATAACTGGTTGATGTTCCAAAATCCTTGGGAAATTGCTCGTCCTGAAGATTCAGCGGAAATTAAGCTAGGCGGACATACCGAAGTCTATCGCGATGAAAAAGGAAACAGCCGCGTTAGTTGGATTTGCGATCGCAAAGTCAAGGCCGTTCCCTATGATACACCAGTACCAGGATATCGTACTAATACAGTCAACGCCCTACGGTTATGGAAAGCCGAAGCCAGTGAAGAATTTAACTTCGAGGCATTTAATGCAGGTAACTATGACCGCGCCGTAGGCGAAAAAATGAGTTCGGAAACGATTTCCAAAGTGCTGTATCCCAACGACAATACTCCACAGGGTAAAGAACTACGTCTGGCGCAGCAGTATTTCTTTGTCTCTGCTTCTCTGCAAGACTTAATTCAGATTCATCTTAATGTTCATCCTAATCTCAGCAACTTCCACGAACGAGCAGCAATTCAGCTAAACGATACCCACCCAGCGATAGCGGTAGCCGAGTTGATGCGCCTATTTATCGACGAACACAGCATAGACTGGGATCAGGCTTGGGATATTACTCAAAAGACTTTGGCATATACAAATCACACTTTATTACCAGAAGCTTTAGAAAGATGGTCGGTAACTTTGTTTGCTAGAATGCTACCCAGACATATTGAAATCATTTACGAGATTAATCATCGTTTCTTAGAAGATATTCGCACCTGGTTTCCTGACGATCAGGAGCTTGCTTCTGAGCTTTCGATCATTGAAGAAGGCGCAGACAAAAAAGTTCGCATGGCAAACTTAGCTTGTGTTGGTAGTCATGCTATTAATGGAGTAGCTGCACTGCATACACAATTACTCCAAAAATACACGCTTCAAGGTTTTGCTAAACTTTGGCCTGAAAAATTCTTTAATAAAACTAATGGTGTTACTCCCCGTCGCTGGATTCTGTTAAGTAATCCTCGATTAGCAAAATTAATCACGGAAAAAACCGAAGGCGATAGCTGGTTAAAAAACCTAGACGAGATGCGAGTATTAGAGAACTTTCTTGACGATCCTGAATTTTGCCAGGAATGGCGGGAAATTAAGCGCAAAAATAAAATTACTCTAGCTGCACAAATCAAGAAAATTAAAAATATTGACGTTAACGTTGATTCGATATTTGATGTTCTAGTCAAACGAATTCACGAATATAAACGTCAACATTTGATGGTGTTACACATTATTACTCTCTACAATCGCATCAAGAAAAACCCTAATATTGATATCGTACCTCGCACCTTTATCTTTGGTGGTAAAGCTGCGCCTGGTTACTTTATGGCAAAGTTGATCATTAAATTTGCTAACGCAGTAGGAGAAGTAGTCAACAAAGATCCTGATGTTAAAGGTCGTTTAAAAGTTGTTTTCTTGCCTAACTTTAATGTTTCCTTGGGGCAAAAAATTTATCCTGCTGCTGATTTATCAGAACAGATTTCTACCGCAGGAAAAGAGGCTTCTGGTACTGGTAACATGAAGTTTGCCATGAATGGCGCCTTAACCATTGGTACTCTAGACGGAGCAAATATTGAAATCCGTGAAGAAGCTGGCGCGGATAACTTTTTCTTGTTTGGTCTGACTGCTGAAGAAGTATACAAAATGAAAGAAGAAGGATATGATCCCATGGCTTATTACAATAGTAATGAAGAACTAAAAGCGGTAATCGATCGCGTTGCTAAAGGTGACTTTAGCTATGGTGATACTAAGCTATTTAAGCCAATTGTTGATTCTTTACTTTATGACGATCCTTATATGCTGTTGGCAGACTATCAGGCATATATTTATTGTCAAGATATGGTTTCAGAAACCTATAAAGACCAAGACAAGTGGACAAAAATGTCTATTCTTAATTCTGCGAGGATGGGTAAATTTTCTAGCGATCGCACTATCAAAGAATACTGTGAGCAAATCTGGGATTTACAACCAGTTGAAATCAGTTTGGAAGCATACAGTCAGGAAAACAACGTAATTAATCATGACTAA
- the eno gene encoding phosphopyruvate hydratase: MLNQSEAAIEAIAAREILDSRGRPTIEAEVRLESGVVGLAQVPSGASTGSFEAHELRDGDKNRYGGKGVLIAVRNVKEKITPELLDVDALEQATVDQIMIDRDGSPNKKNLGANAILAVSLATAKAAAEVLELPLYRYLGGPLSNLLPVPMMNVINGGSHADNNVDFQEFMIMPIGADSFREALRWGAEVFASLSKVLGDKNLLTGVGDEGGYAPNLGSNQEALDLLITAIEKAGYKPGTEVALAMDVAASEFYADGKYTYDGEAHSPEEFITYLAELVEKYPIISIEDALHEDDWDSWKTLTEKLGDKIQLVGDDLFVTNKTRLQKGIELGVANSILIKLNQIGTLTETLETIELATRSGYRSVISHRSGETEDTTIADLAVATRAGQIKTGSLCRSERVAKYNRLLRIEEELGDRAVYAGKVGLGPKS, encoded by the coding sequence ATGCTAAACCAATCAGAAGCTGCTATTGAAGCGATCGCTGCTAGAGAAATTTTAGACTCCCGTGGTCGTCCTACCATTGAAGCCGAAGTACGTTTAGAGTCAGGCGTTGTGGGATTAGCTCAAGTACCCAGTGGCGCATCAACAGGCAGTTTTGAGGCACATGAATTAAGAGACGGCGATAAAAATCGTTACGGTGGCAAAGGTGTTTTAATTGCAGTTCGCAACGTCAAAGAAAAAATTACTCCTGAATTGCTGGACGTAGATGCTTTAGAACAGGCAACCGTCGATCAAATCATGATTGACCGCGACGGCTCTCCTAATAAGAAGAATTTGGGCGCAAACGCGATTTTAGCGGTGTCTTTAGCTACAGCAAAAGCTGCTGCTGAAGTGCTGGAACTGCCCCTCTATCGTTATCTAGGAGGACCATTATCTAATCTGCTCCCCGTACCGATGATGAACGTGATCAACGGTGGTTCGCACGCGGATAATAACGTTGATTTCCAAGAGTTTATGATTATGCCTATAGGAGCAGATTCTTTTAGGGAAGCTTTGCGCTGGGGTGCAGAAGTATTCGCCTCTCTTAGTAAAGTTTTGGGTGATAAAAATCTCCTAACAGGGGTAGGTGACGAAGGCGGATATGCGCCTAATTTGGGTTCTAATCAAGAGGCTTTAGATTTGTTGATTACAGCCATCGAAAAAGCAGGCTATAAGCCAGGAACGGAAGTGGCTTTGGCAATGGATGTAGCTGCTAGTGAATTTTATGCCGATGGTAAGTATACCTATGACGGTGAAGCTCATTCTCCTGAAGAATTTATTACTTATCTGGCTGAATTAGTGGAAAAATATCCGATTATTTCCATTGAAGATGCCCTGCACGAAGATGATTGGGATAGCTGGAAAACCTTAACTGAAAAGCTCGGTGACAAAATTCAGCTAGTGGGCGATGATTTGTTTGTGACCAATAAAACCAGACTTCAAAAAGGAATTGAGCTTGGAGTAGCTAATTCCATTCTAATTAAATTAAATCAAATTGGTACCTTAACTGAAACCCTAGAAACTATTGAACTAGCAACTCGCAGTGGCTATCGCTCAGTGATTAGCCATCGCTCAGGAGAAACCGAAGACACTACTATAGCTGACTTGGCGGTTGCCACCCGTGCAGGACAAATTAAGACTGGTTCTCTCTGCCGTAGCGAAAGAGTAGCTAAATACAATCGCTTATTGAGAATTGAAGAAGAATTAGGCGATCGCGCTGTTTATGCTGGCAAAGTTGGTTTGGGTCCTAAAAGCTAA
- a CDS encoding LmeA family phospholipid-binding protein, with protein sequence MNNKPKENIDLGRTMVNKAVETAIATQVESAENIKINVDSQASQTIQGKAESIEFFGEKIVAFKDIQLEQINITSDNISLDLTQAILGKIAFEQPGNFKVKIIFTESDCDRLLNSEYVRILLQSLALKINHSSANFYLQQAKCHLNDNGKVSLMATAVLNREQQIKTAEFQMALQFKQDGAVIKFKGGKYLDKQSLDLDETVAILNKVRDLFYLRHFSNADLAIDITSIEIKSQQLTLQGNMQIKKLPDSLAESIKSVASEINNN encoded by the coding sequence ATGAACAATAAACCTAAAGAAAATATTGATTTAGGTCGCACTATGGTTAATAAAGCTGTCGAAACGGCGATCGCAACTCAAGTAGAATCTGCTGAAAACATCAAGATCAATGTTGATAGTCAAGCATCTCAAACAATTCAGGGAAAAGCAGAGTCGATAGAATTTTTTGGTGAAAAGATTGTTGCTTTTAAAGATATTCAGCTAGAACAAATAAACATTACTTCTGATAATATTTCTCTCGATCTAACTCAGGCGATCTTAGGCAAGATTGCTTTTGAACAGCCAGGCAACTTTAAGGTCAAAATCATCTTTACTGAATCGGATTGCGATCGCTTATTAAATTCAGAGTATGTCAGAATTCTCTTACAAAGTTTAGCCTTAAAAATAAATCACTCCTCAGCAAATTTTTATCTCCAACAGGCGAAATGTCATTTAAACGACAACGGTAAAGTATCTTTGATGGCCACTGCCGTTTTAAATCGAGAACAGCAAATTAAAACGGCAGAATTTCAAATGGCACTTCAGTTTAAGCAAGATGGTGCAGTAATTAAGTTCAAAGGCGGTAAATATTTAGACAAACAGAGTTTAGATTTAGACGAAACAGTAGCCATCCTGAACAAAGTTCGAGATCTATTTTATCTGCGTCACTTTTCTAATGCTGATTTGGCTATCGACATCACCAGCATCGAAATTAAATCTCAACAGCTTACTCTACAGGGAAATATGCAAATCAAAAAATTACCTGATTCTCTGGCTGAGTCCATCAAGTCTGTCGCCTCAGAAATAAATAATAATTAA
- a CDS encoding acyl-CoA thioesterase encodes MTEQHRQVPQLPKLPTSAIEPEQGLEAQSQGWFEYPVKAQPHHTDYAGIVWHGTYLTWMEEARVEYLRSVGVEFADLVALGCDLPVVEVSLRYHLPIRLGVSAIVKTRLIETKGVRINWDYEIQSYNREELFASGTVVLVGIDREKGKIMRQLPPVVQDALVKRTIL; translated from the coding sequence TTGACAGAACAACATAGGCAAGTTCCTCAGCTACCAAAACTACCTACTTCAGCTATTGAGCCAGAGCAAGGGTTAGAGGCTCAAAGTCAGGGATGGTTTGAGTACCCAGTCAAAGCTCAACCCCACCACACAGATTATGCTGGTATTGTCTGGCATGGTACATACTTAACCTGGATGGAGGAGGCTAGGGTAGAGTATTTACGCTCTGTTGGCGTTGAATTTGCTGATTTAGTAGCGTTAGGTTGTGATTTGCCAGTAGTTGAAGTGTCTTTGCGCTATCACTTGCCAATTCGCTTAGGAGTATCAGCAATAGTCAAAACTCGCTTGATCGAAACCAAAGGAGTCCGTATCAACTGGGATTATGAAATTCAGTCTTATAACAGAGAAGAATTATTTGCTTCAGGAACAGTAGTTTTAGTAGGAATAGATCGCGAAAAAGGCAAAATTATGCGCCAGCTTCCTCCTGTAGTGCAAGATGCTTTGGTCAAACGCACTATACTCTGA
- the surE gene encoding 5'/3'-nucleotidase SurE: MTIILTNDDGIDAPGIRALQKAVTGETIIVAPKKPHSGCGHRVTTQRGIKLERRSNTEYALEGTPVDCTRLAIKQIATNTKLVLSGINAGGNLGVDVYISGTVAAVREAAIHGIPGVAISHWIKRPLLIDWEVATLWTSRVLKDLLSRPSPPNSFWNVNLPHLEPEQPEPKIILCEPSTAPLPVDFRVEGDMYYYQGEYAKRDRTSGTDVDVCFGGNIAVTLIRV; the protein is encoded by the coding sequence ATGACAATTATTTTGACTAACGACGATGGAATCGACGCGCCTGGGATTCGTGCCTTACAAAAAGCCGTCACGGGAGAAACTATAATTGTTGCTCCCAAGAAACCGCATTCGGGTTGCGGACATCGGGTGACTACCCAGCGAGGAATTAAGCTAGAACGAAGATCGAACACAGAATATGCCCTAGAGGGTACTCCTGTTGACTGTACCCGCTTAGCAATCAAGCAAATAGCTACAAATACTAAACTAGTCCTGTCAGGAATTAATGCGGGGGGAAATCTGGGTGTAGATGTTTATATTTCAGGGACGGTAGCTGCGGTGAGAGAAGCCGCAATTCACGGTATTCCTGGTGTTGCTATTTCTCACTGGATTAAAAGACCTTTGCTGATTGATTGGGAAGTGGCTACTCTGTGGACAAGTAGGGTACTCAAAGATTTGCTATCTCGTCCTTCCCCCCCTAATAGTTTTTGGAATGTTAATTTACCCCATTTAGAACCAGAACAGCCAGAACCCAAAATTATTCTGTGTGAACCTAGTACTGCGCCTTTACCTGTAGATTTTCGAGTTGAAGGAGATATGTATTATTATCAAGGAGAATACGCCAAGCGCGATCGCACTTCAGGAACAGATGTAGACGTATGCTTTGGCGGTAATATTGCCGTAACCTTAATCAGAGTATAG
- a CDS encoding ABC transporter ATP-binding protein, producing the protein MQKKLSAESLLQATKLSKSFGGIKAVNNAHIEVNYGSITGLIGPNGAGKTTLFNLLSNFIQPDSGTILFDNQPIHHLPSHKIATRGFIRTFQVARVLARLSVLENMLLATPNQTGENFFRVWFQQSKLKTEERENKERAMNILESVGLAAKAHDYAGALSGGQRKLLEMARTLMTNPKLILLDEPAAGVNPTLINQICEHIVNWNQQGISFLVIEHNMDVIMSLCDRVWVLAEGTNLAEGTPEEIQNNESVLEAYLGQ; encoded by the coding sequence GTGCAAAAAAAATTATCAGCCGAATCATTACTTCAGGCAACAAAACTGTCTAAGAGCTTTGGTGGAATTAAAGCAGTAAATAATGCTCATATAGAAGTTAATTATGGCAGTATTACGGGCTTGATTGGTCCAAACGGAGCAGGTAAAACGACTTTATTTAATCTACTATCTAATTTTATTCAGCCTGATAGTGGTACGATTTTGTTTGATAATCAGCCAATTCATCATCTACCGTCTCACAAAATTGCTACCAGAGGATTTATTCGCACTTTTCAAGTGGCTAGAGTTCTGGCTCGTTTATCAGTATTAGAGAATATGTTGCTGGCTACACCAAATCAAACAGGAGAAAACTTTTTTCGAGTTTGGTTTCAACAATCTAAACTGAAAACAGAAGAAAGAGAAAATAAAGAAAGGGCAATGAATATTTTAGAGTCTGTGGGATTGGCAGCCAAAGCTCATGACTATGCAGGCGCATTGTCGGGAGGACAAAGAAAGCTTTTAGAGATGGCTCGAACTTTAATGACCAACCCCAAGCTAATTTTATTAGATGAACCCGCAGCAGGAGTCAATCCGACTTTAATCAATCAAATTTGCGAACATATAGTTAACTGGAATCAGCAGGGAATTTCTTTTTTAGTAATTGAACACAACATGGACGTAATTATGAGCTTATGCGATCGCGTTTGGGTTTTGGCAGAAGGTACTAACTTGGCAGAAGGTACACCTGAAGAGATTCAGAATAATGAGTCGGTACTAGAAGCTTATCTCGGACAATAA
- a CDS encoding lysophospholipid acyltransferase family protein, whose product MTQLEPSKNSNSLSSKQSKELNSSVSPWVAKIIYPLGCYFVLPFFFSKIQITGQENIPQDDPVIIAPTHRSRWDAFIVPYAVGRLVSGRDPRFMVSANEVKGIQGWVIRRMGGFPVDTEHPQLKSVRHSVELLKNEREMLVIFPEGGIFDDYQIHPLKRGVAAIALQAETDKSKVKILPMAIRYSKLYPTWRTEIRVDIGSPLAVADYLDSSLRQSSLKLTAALEKSLKKLYEY is encoded by the coding sequence ATGACTCAGCTAGAACCATCCAAGAACTCAAACAGTTTATCTTCAAAACAATCAAAGGAACTAAATTCTTCTGTATCTCCTTGGGTAGCCAAAATAATTTATCCCCTAGGATGTTATTTTGTGTTGCCTTTTTTCTTTAGCAAAATCCAAATTACTGGACAGGAGAATATTCCTCAAGATGACCCCGTTATTATTGCCCCAACTCATCGTTCTCGTTGGGATGCCTTTATTGTTCCTTATGCAGTAGGAAGATTAGTAAGTGGCAGAGATCCTAGATTTATGGTTTCTGCCAATGAGGTCAAAGGAATACAAGGCTGGGTCATTCGCCGTATGGGAGGTTTTCCTGTAGATACTGAACATCCTCAACTAAAGAGCGTGCGTCATAGTGTTGAACTTTTGAAAAATGAGCGAGAAATGTTGGTTATTTTTCCTGAAGGGGGAATTTTTGACGACTACCAAATTCATCCGCTTAAAAGAGGTGTGGCAGCGATCGCCTTGCAGGCAGAAACAGATAAGTCAAAGGTTAAAATATTACCGATGGCGATTCGCTATAGCAAGCTTTATCCTACTTGGAGAACAGAAATTAGAGTAGATATAGGCTCACCTTTAGCCGTAGCCGACTATCTCGATAGTTCATTGCGTCAAAGCTCTTTAAAGTTAACGGCAGCTTTGGAGAAAAGTTTAAAAAAACTATATGAATATTAA